The Artemia franciscana chromosome 11, ASM3288406v1, whole genome shotgun sequence genome has a segment encoding these proteins:
- the LOC136033351 gene encoding craniofacial development protein 2-like — MALTNRVLDSSSRQVQKKALISSTPVSERKVTIRLKGSVSNLIIIQVYATDTARSDKECEQFYFQLQSVTDQTPKKDMLIVMGDFNAITDNDQIDRRDVMGPHGHGRLNGRGEMLISFCRENDMYITNSTFKHGHRRKVTWRSPNGVTENMIDYVLISKHWKSSIMDTVSLPGAEFDSDHSFLMSKLKLRLKRLPKTTRIPRFRTELLLNPIKKGAYTTSLSSKFRAILENFTSLTTVKEIDQLTEHPTSAVLETANDVLGRKTKDEKPWITEKIIQQCDQKRLCNNEADPCSRDTYKYLKRRIDREVRKALRNHVTEKCK, encoded by the coding sequence ATGGCACTCACAAACAGGGTGTTGGATTCATCCTCTCGCCAAGTACAAAAAAAGGCGCTGATCTCCTCCACGCCCGTATCAGAAAGGAAAGTAACCATTAGACTAAAGGGATCCGTGTCAAACCTTATCATCATCCAGGTATATGCTACTGACACTGCTCGAAGCGATAAAGAATGTGAACAGTTCTACTTTCAACTTCAAAGTGTCACCGACCAAACACCAAAGAAAGATATGCTCATCGTCATGGGCGACTTCAACGCTATCACGGACAACGATCAGATTGATCGGAGAGATGTAATGGGACCGCATGGCCATGGCCGACTGAACGGAAGAGGTGAAATGCTAATTAGTTTCTGTAGAGAAAACGACATGTATATAACTAACAGCACCTTTAAACACGGACACCGCCGTAAGGTCACCTGGAGATCCCCCAACGGAGTAACTGAAAACATGATAGACTATGTGCTGATATCTAAACACTGGAAGTCCTCAATAATGGATACTGTATCCCTTCCTGGTGCAGAATTTGATTCAGATCACTCATTCCTGATGTCCAAACTCAAGCTAAGACTGAAACGACTCCCTAAGACAACAAGAATCCCTAGATTCCGGACAGAGCTGCTTCTCAACCCCATAAAAAAAGGTGCTTATACCACCAGCCTATCGTCAAAATTCCGAGCTATCCTAGAGAACTTCACTTCCCTCACTACCGTCAAAGAGATTGATCAACTGACTGAGCATCCAACTTCTGCAGTTTTGGAGACAGCAAATGATGTCCTTGGAAGGAAAACGAAAGACGAAAAGCCGTggattactgaaaaaataatccAACAATGTGACCAAAAGCGTCTCTGCAACAACGAAGCTGACCCATGCAGCCGAGACACCTATAAATATCTCAAAAGGAGAATTGATAGGGAAGTCCGAAAGGCCTTGCGCAACCATGTTACCGAGAAATGCAAGTAA
- the LOC136033353 gene encoding uncharacterized protein LOC136033353 — translation MTVMVTSRQKQAATPSITIDGGHLTVLELETWTLKIENERNLLAFETRCLRRIARITYTEHATNEEVRRRPKSSETILNKIKRQQLRWLGHVKRVDHDRPPKISLEGTIDGSRPRGRPSKRCIENFDRKRIVELTRTVHDRTTYRALFHDLSKEVTPKRPARMDGT, via the exons ATGACAGTTATGGTCACGTCACGCCAAAAACAAGCAGCTACTCCTTCCATAACGATTGACGGCGGCCA CCTGACTGTGCTTGAGCTTGAGACCTGGACCTTGAAGATCGAAAATGAGCGCAACCTACTTGCATTTGAGACGAGATGTCTCCGTCGCATCGCAAGAATCACCTACACTGAACATGCGACCAATGAGGAGGTGCGAAGACGGCCGAAGTCTTCCGAAACaatcctaaataaaatcaaacgacaacaaCTGCGATGGCTCGGGCATGTCAAGAGAGTGGACCACGACCGGCCACCAAAAATCTCTCTCGAAGGAACCATTGACGGATCTCGACCACGAGGAAGACCTAGCAAGAGGTgtattgaaaactttgaccgaaAGCGCATCGTTGAGTTGACTCGAACTGTACACGATAGAACAACGTACCGAGCCCTATTTCATGACCTGTCAAAAGAAGTAACCCCAAAACGTCCCGCGAGGATGGATGGgacttaa